The Sedimentibacter sp. zth1 DNA segment TTCTATCTTCATTGATTAGCTTTTGCATTTGTATACACAATAGCACATCATGAAATTTATAGTCTTCTTTATTTATATAGTGTATATCATTTGTTGCAACCAAAGGTATATTCAATTCTTTTGAAATATTGATAAGGCCTCTATTGACTATCTTTTGCTTATTCATACCATGATCTTGCATTTCTAAAAAGAAATTACCCTTGCCAAATATATCTTGATATAATAAAGCTTTTTCTTTAGCCCTTTCATAGTCATTATTAATAATGTTAGCTTGAACTTCTCCAGCTAAACATGCACTTAATGCTATTATTCCTTTACTATATTTTCTTAATGTATCATAATCAACTCTCGGCTTATAGTAAAAGCCTTCAATAAATCCTGCAGAGCAAATTTTTATGATATTTTTAAACCCTTCGTAATTTTCTGCAAGTAAAACCAAATGATACTGACCTTTGTCTTTTTGAGGGTTCTTATCATACATACTTCTTGGCGATATGTAAGCTTCAAATCCAAGTATTGGTTTAATACCTTCTTTTACAGCTTGTTTATAAAATTCTACGACTCCATACATAACACCATGATCAGTTATAGCCAAGCTATCCATACCAAGTTCTTTAGACTTTTTTATAAGCTCAGTTATTCTACATGCTCCATCTAGCAAGCTATACTCTGTATGTACATGCAAATGTGTAAATTTTTTTCCATCCATAAAATTCCCTCCTTAAAAGCAATTTTAACATTAATACATAGCTTTTTCAATAAATTACAAGAAAATTTCTAGCTGTTTTTAGTGTAGAAGAATATAGTTTTTTATATCTCTAAAACTAACTGTTTGCATAAAAAAAGCTCCTTACTATAAAAAGAAGCCTATAATTTATTTTAAAATTTCTGAACACAAATTTCATTAACACGTTTAGATTCTGCCTTTGTAACAGTAATCTTTAAATTATCTATTTCTATTAAATCTCCCTCTTCAGGAATCCTATCAAAGTTCTTGACTACCCAACCATTAACAGTAGAATAATCATCATCGTCATAATCAATTCCTAATTCAAGATATTCAACCATATCTTCTATGTCTGCATTACACGAAACAATATATTTATTATCGTCTAACTTTCTAAAATGTGTTAATATTTCATCATGTTCATCCCAAATATCACCAACAAGTTCTTCTATGATATCCTCTAATGTAACTAATCCTTCAGTTCCTCCATACTCATCAACAACTATAGCCATATGTGTTTTAGATTGTTGCAATTCTCTCAATAAGCTTGATATTTTTTTGTTTGGCATAACATACAATACATTACTAATAATTGATTTTATACCGGATTTTTCTTTACTAAGAGCCTTATAAAAATCTTTTTCATGTATTACACCGACTATATGATCTATGGTTTCTTTATAAACAGGTAATCTTGAAAAACCATTCTCAACAAAAATTTGTTTGACATGTTCTAAAGAATCATTTTCTTCTATAGCTATAACATCAATTCTTGGTGTATAAATATCTTCAGCATTAACATCATCAAATTCTATAGCTGAACGAATAAGCTCACTCTCATGCTTATTTATAACACCCTCACTTTCTACTTCATCAATAATAGTTTTTAATTCTTCCTCAGTTATTGACGGTTCTACCTTTTTCTTAATTAACTTATCTAATACTTTTCTAACTAAAGAAAAAACAAAGTTAAGTGGTGCTAAAATAATACTAAAAAATTTAATAATACCTACTGTTGCTAATACAAATTTTTCCGGATATTCTTTTGCCAATGTCTTTGGAGTAATTTCTCCAAATATTAAAACCAATACTGTCATTACTACCGTAGAAACTGTTACACCTGAATTTGGAAACCACCTAGTAAACAATATTGTTGCTAATGATGCAGAAGTAATATTTACAATATTATTTCCAATAAGTATTGTAGATAGAAGTTTATCATATTTTTCTGATATATCCAAAACACTTTGGGCCTTTTTATCTCCCATATTAGCTAAATTTTTAATTCTGATTTTGTTAAAGCTAGTAAATGCAGTCTCTGTTGCTGAAAAATAAGAAGACAAACAAATTAAAGCAAATAACGCAATGACCAGACTAATCCCGTCACCGTCCATTAATTAATCACACTCCGTTTAAAATGAATTTTGTAGTATAAATATACTACTATATAGTACATAATTATAATATACTATAATATTAATGTCAATGTTTCTTGCATAATTAGATATACTTGTACAAAAATATGAATATTTTTTAATAAATAGTAAAAAATAATATCATACTATTACGAAAGGAATGAGCATGTTGCACAATGTATACATAGACTCCAAAAAGTGGAAAGATAAACTAAATAAGATTATTAAGTATTCACATGATACTAATTTGCCTGAGAGTACAATTGAAAAATGCATTAAACCAATTATTTCTTTTACTATTTTAACAACTTCACCAGATACAGAACCTGAGAAACTTTTCTACGAAATGTGGCATAAAGCAAATAGTAAAGAGAAACATTCATTAACAAAAATGCTTTTAAAAATAATTAGAGAATAACATTATCACAATAAATTAGGGGGGATCCACCTCCCCCTAGTATTTTATTAATTTTTTTTCTAGCAACAGTGCTACATAATACATTACTGCAGCAATTATAGCTAATACAAACACGCCCATCATCACTAAATCGAGTTTAAATACTTGGCTACCATACACTATCAAATAACCTATTCCCGCCTTTGATACAAGAAATTCTCCAACTATTACTCCAACCCATGATAGTCCAATATTAACCTTTATAACACTTAATAGCATTGGAATATTAGCTGGTATAATAAGTTTATGAAGTATTTGAAGTTTATTTGCGCCAAATGATTTTAACAATGTAACTTTATCCTGTTCAACGTTTATAAACCCCGTATAAACACTAAGTGTTGTTACAACTACAGAAATAGATGCTGCAGTTACTACAATACCTGAGAATCCAGCACCTGCCCAAAGTATAATTATAGGTGCAAGGGCTGTTTTGGGAAGGCTATTTAAAACAATAAGATAAGGTTCAAAAATTCTAGCTGATCTTTTAGACATCCACAATAAAATTGCTACTACAATTCCAACTATTGTACCAAGTAGAAATCCTGCAATTGTTTCCATTGTTGATACATATATATGGTTTAGCAAACTTCCATTGCTAATAAAGGTCTTAACCATGCTTACTATTTTAAGTGGACTACTTGTCAAAAATGTATCTATTAATCCAAATGATGCACTAATCTGCCATATACCAAAAAATAAAACAAATATTAGTATCTGACTAATTCGAACAATTTTTGTATCCCTTTTAATATTTAATAAATATTTTTTATGTTCTTTTGAGAAATTACTCACCGAGCTCCAACTCCTTCCATATATCATTGAAATATCCGCCAAATTTATGATTATTACGACAATTCATTGGTGTCCTTTCATCATCTTCTAAGTCAAAGTATATATGAAACTCTTTTTTTATACATGCAGGTCTAGCCGTTAATACTATCA contains these protein-coding regions:
- a CDS encoding HlyC/CorC family transporter → MDGDGISLVIALFALICLSSYFSATETAFTSFNKIRIKNLANMGDKKAQSVLDISEKYDKLLSTILIGNNIVNITSASLATILFTRWFPNSGVTVSTVVMTVLVLIFGEITPKTLAKEYPEKFVLATVGIIKFFSIILAPLNFVFSLVRKVLDKLIKKKVEPSITEEELKTIIDEVESEGVINKHESELIRSAIEFDDVNAEDIYTPRIDVIAIEENDSLEHVKQIFVENGFSRLPVYKETIDHIVGVIHEKDFYKALSKEKSGIKSIISNVLYVMPNKKISSLLRELQQSKTHMAIVVDEYGGTEGLVTLEDIIEELVGDIWDEHDEILTHFRKLDDNKYIVSCNADIEDMVEYLELGIDYDDDDYSTVNGWVVKNFDRIPEEGDLIEIDNLKITVTKAESKRVNEICVQKF
- a CDS encoding DUF3243 family protein — protein: MLHNVYIDSKKWKDKLNKIIKYSHDTNLPESTIEKCIKPIISFTILTTSPDTEPEKLFYEMWHKANSKEKHSLTKMLLKIIRE
- a CDS encoding ABC transporter permease, which produces MIYGRSWSSVSNFSKEHKKYLLNIKRDTKIVRISQILIFVLFFGIWQISASFGLIDTFLTSSPLKIVSMVKTFISNGSLLNHIYVSTMETIAGFLLGTIVGIVVAILLWMSKRSARIFEPYLIVLNSLPKTALAPIIILWAGAGFSGIVVTAASISVVVTTLSVYTGFINVEQDKVTLLKSFGANKLQILHKLIIPANIPMLLSVIKVNIGLSWVGVIVGEFLVSKAGIGYLIVYGSQVFKLDLVMMGVFVLAIIAAVMYYVALLLEKKLIKY